Genomic DNA from Mastomys coucha isolate ucsf_1 unplaced genomic scaffold, UCSF_Mcou_1 pScaffold16, whole genome shotgun sequence:
TCCCCATTAAAGCCGGGTTTTATTGTTTGAAATGCCTCTGGTTTCAAGAAAGTGTTTTACCTAAAGCAAGACTACTACTTAAATATGTTCTATTGTATATTCATAGCTCCATTAGTCCTTCTCCAGTTTAGCACATCAAAGAGAAGGCTTCATCACTTGCATGTGGATTATACTAACATGAGTGACATTTGTAATCTTATAGGTCTGCAACTTAAGAAATGCTTTTAGAAGCTCGTTAGGAAATATGCCACAGTGCTTGAGGGGCCAGCCATATAATAGTTCATTTAAAAGGCGGCGACGACCTTTGACCTCCCCATCACTGAATGCCTTACTGTATTACTGAAAGTTATTAGCCATGGCCTTTGAATGTCTACACTGCATGCGACATGAGTGCTTTTGCTAAAAACATAGATGTCTGCACTCCTCTGAACAACAACCCCCTCCTTCCCTGCAACGGACCAAATTCTTTCATGGGATGAAAGGTGGTTAAAATCAGAACGGGTCTAAAGAAATTCTCCAGGGACCCATCTCAGatgttgtgtatacatgtatttctTTATCTTGTTATAGTCCTTGTATTTCCTTTGTATAAAGTACAGGCAAAATGGTTCCCGTTAATATTCTGCCTCCACATCCTCCTAGAGGTCTGCAGTTTCAACAACTAACTTTTCCTACTGGCTTGGGATCTTTAGAAGCAGGAAGTTAGCAGAGCATGCTCGGTCGGTATCCATTTCTGTTCTCAGACAGGGTCTTCATCGAGAGCTTTGTAACAAAATGAAATGCCATTTTTAGaaagcggcagcagcagcagacttGAATGCCCTCGGAGTCAGCAGCCTGTGAGGGGAGAGCTGAGGTTTACCCTCATGTAACTGGCCAGAGCGCCACCCTGGCATCGAGGCCCATTTGGCTCCCACAGGGCAGCTACTAAAGCATGAACCTCCACACCTTCCATAGGAACCTCTGTGGCTACAGCTAGCACTGTGGCGAAGACTCCAACTAGGAGCCAGCAACTACCTCAAGACTGAAGGAGGCTGGAATCCTCCCCTGGTAAACACAAGGAAAAAGACACATCAGTGAAGAAGATCCAAAGCAACATGGTTACAGCCGATCAAGAATCCCAGCTCACCAGGCAAAGGCTGCTTTGCTAATCCAAGACCACCATGACCGGAATTCTGGAGCCCCTAAACTAATGGGAGTTCAGATCCACACAAGATGCTCTAGAAATGCTAGAGCCTTCAAAGGCTCCAAACCTGATGTGAGGTTGTGCTGTGGTTCTCAGTGCCCGTGATCAAAACCCAAGGTTTCCCTCCTGAACCATCCAACAAGTACCCATGCGTACATTCCAAAGTCTCTGATGCAAAGTGTTGTTAACATGCTGCTTTTAGCTTCCAGTGGCAGAAGTGGATAATCTGATGACTGCTTTATCAGCCTGGAGCTAACTACACATAGAAGCCCATTCCTCTCAGCCCAAATTTAAATGTTTGCtatagacaacaacaacaataccacAAATCCTTTCAAAATACACAAGAAGCAGTGTTTAAACCCAAACtctgttgaatattttttcttttaagtttttattatttaaatacacCATACTAGAGCAAATGTCTCTGAAAATATcacaaataaaagatttttttttcttcattcagcAAATTAGAAGTAGGGGGGATTTCTACATAGTAGCGGCTAtgagcctcatttttttttcttcttttctttttttttttttaatctttgtcatGGGCGGAGCAACATCAGGACAagaacactcacatgcatacatacattgtATTTTACAGAGATACAATAAAAGTGTTTGTGATAGAATTATCACAAAAGCCACATCTCTTTCCTTTTAACTCATGTTCAGGTTGATTGAAACACATTTCATTACAACACTTAAATATACAAAGAGCAAACAGAATGTTGTTAAAGTAAAACAGGGCACACACTCTGGCCGGTGCCCTGCTAATTGTTAATGAGGGTAGAAAGCAGATTCGTGATGCTTCTTTTAATTAGCTTCATTAGTCATTTCCCTCCCCCCAAGCACCCTCCCCCCTAGATGTCCTTCGGTGGATCTTTTTTCATTCTCGCTACCATCTCCCATTAGCCCAGGTTCATGGAGTCCTTAATGTTCATATTCAGTCATTTTAATACACCAATAAATGCAGGAAGGGTACTCAAGACTAAAGGGGGCGCGATGGCATGGTGCTGGCTACAAAGGTGACTGTTCTACTGCAGACACATGGGATCCACCTGGGATGAGCGAGTCTGAGATGAAGGCACGCAGTCCGCATTACTCTGGCCTCTCAGCAGACCTGCAAGACAGAAAACGGGTATCTTAGCTAACATGCTACACTTGAGAGGCATTAAACCCAAACCCGACAGCTTCTGTCCTCTCTACGTTCACTAATCTTCTCTTATTAGATTACTCTCCAACTGTGACTCAATGGGGCCTCTCTGCGCGCACCCCACTCCAAAGCAGGACATGTCTCACTAGTGGGCCAAATGAGATGGCAAATGGACTCTGGAAAGTTCTGGTGTAGATGTCAAAACCATCCTTAAACTCTGGTAAGGTGAGTTTCTCTCCAAAAAGAAGGCCTCACCTCATAGGGCATCttggaattaaaattaaataaataaatagaaatcacAGGCCATTCAGAGTAAGGTCCCTACGTAAGGAGGTTTGGATTGCGTGGGCTCCATCGTTATCACCTATGACTTAACCTTGCCTTCGCCTTGGTTCTCCTTCTTTTAAAGGTAGGGATAACAGAGCCCAAGACATTACGCAGTGTGAATGAGACAGCGCTATTCTGCTGTCTTCACATGGCAACCCTTCATCCATGTTGGCTTCTTTCTCTAGGGCATGTGTGTAACAAAttctatatgcaaatatatattttttttcagtctcctACCTTTGTCACATGTTACATACATGTGTTACAGGCGTAGGAATCAGCTCATGTGATATGCTAATGACCCAAGATGGACGGAAAGGTACGGTCCACAGTAAGAACCTAGTTCCAACATGTGAAGGTACAAACGGCAACACACAGCTGCCAGGTGCAAGCTGTTTGCAATTGCCAACGTGGAATAATGTCTATCAGGGTTTGAGGGGTTTCTCTAAATGACACGTGGAGCATCTCAGGAAGTTCTCCATTCAGCCTTCCCCTAACTTGCCAAAGGCCGGAGTCTACAAACCCCACTTCCGAGCTAATTAAAGTGGTGGAGGCTCAATTCCCCAGAGTGGAAGCCCGGTGTGAGAAAGGTAATTCGTCTGTCCAGAATGAAGACGCACCAGCAGCCAGCAAGCATATTTAATAAATGAGCATCAAATGTCCTCTACGATGGACGTATACAACACCAATTATGTAACCATGGGAAACGGCGAAGTGATATGTACGTAACCTAGAAAGCTTCGCCGAATCTTCCCCCTACTAAGCACAAACAATTCTAGAAGGTCCCCTTACACCTctgaatggaagaaaaaaacccagagcAGGCAGGAATCTATCTACAAGGGGGGAAGTTGAGTCCTGATTTCTGATGTTAGAAACCACCATGGTTTGGGGACTATCCAAGCCTTCTCCGAATGACAGAAGTGATGAGGCCATGTAGGTCCTCAAACACCACTGGACCCAGGCTTTAGTCAGTATGAGATTTCAATTGAaaaccttaaatttatttttcctcagAATATTCAGAAGCCAAGCTGCACACACTAACTGAATACCACATTCCTAATACCATAAACAGATTTCAGGAGAACAAAAATGTAAAGACCCGAGGATGGGGGCTGAGGCTTCCCCTTCAATAAACTGCCTCTAAAGGGTCACACGAATGATCAAGTCATTATTTGTAAGACAGAAGATGGCTAAGTATATTTACTATGCATCATGTACTAAAATGTAATTGGTTCTGCGAATGGAAGGAAAATGGCCAaaataaatatccaatttttCTCAACCCCCAAACTCAGAGCAcgagagaaaagaaaatactgaaatgGAACTATTTGTCATCTCTCCTCATCTCATCTCCCATAGAAAAGAAACGCCACGGGGTTTGggggaaaatcattttaaagcaTTCTCCAAAAAAGCAGTTTATGTTCCACTAGGAAGTGTGTTTTCATTAACTCTTCCCTCTTACCCTCTCATTAATATCTCTCTGGACCACAGTCAGCTTGCCCAGAACCTTTATTTACAAAAACTACCTTGTGAATTGACTGTGCTCATGGTGAGCAGAGCACCCAGGGCAAAAATGTGAGACATTCGTGCCAACAGGGAAATGTGCTTAATTAACACCACCCCCAAAACACAGCGCCTCACCAGTGCCCGGCAGGATCATTTCCTTAAGTTTTATTTCCTTATGCCTTTTATGTGCAATTAATTTCTGAAGGCCACCTGTCTCCGTTTTTGGAGGAAGGGACCTTCCAACATTAAGAAAATACACACTGTCAGATTCTTCTTCATTGCCTGGACCATATTTTGTGTTCCGATATGAATACCCTACAACTCCTGACTGAGGCcgtgggaagcagaggccttgGATGGAAGGTACAACACAGGCTAGTCCATAAACgtaaaaaccaaaccccaaaccgACCGTCTCCCCCTTCTGACACCCCTCACAGACATCACAGTACACTCGATAAGGTGTTACCGTTCTAAAGTGTCCCCAACACTTGGTTCTAGCACGGCCACTGCTTATGGTCAGTCTTCACAATCTAACACCCCACCCATCTCCTCCCTCTACCCTTCTGTTCTCCCCATGCTAGAATAAGctgtaactctgtgtgtgtgtgtgtgtgtgtgtgtgtgtgtgtgtgtgtgtgtgtgtgactaagaCAGGAAATAGCATAAAACCAGCAGCATAGCAAGTTAAGACTCACTTTGGGAATGTGTTAAGCTTTTACattaatgggggtggggagtggaatTCACCATCTTATGTGTAGCCCTTCTATAATTAGAGATGGTCTTGCCTCTCGTTCAAAACATGGATCTCCAAATATTTACGTTAGCCATTCACTGCTCTCTCTCAACTCCATCCTATAGACTAACttcattaaaattcaaatgaTAAATGCCTGTAAGTTCTTCTGGGTGCTGGCAGTCCTTAAAGGAGCCTCCCCACATCTCATGAGGTAATGGCTaatttgcaattaaaaaaaaaaaacctaacattcTGATTCTTAAATGGTTAGTCTGTATTCCTCCCCTattagtaaattaaataaaacttcacAATCTCATGTAATTAACACTtaccaaataaagaaaacattttaaactacCCCATAAACCTAAGCTAGGGAGAAGGGCAGATATGAACACTCTTACACAGCAGCGTGATTttagaattttctaaaattttctaaGCATGTGGCCATTCCCCCTCAGCAAGAAGACAATGCACTACAGAGGACAAAAAGCTTAAGGCTCCTCTGCTAGACTTCAGAAGCTTGCTACATTTCTATACGCAGATAAACgttttggttctctctctctctctctccctctctctctatctctctctccctccctccttccctccctccgtgtgtgtgtgtgtgtgtgtgtgtgtgtgtgtgtgtgtgtgtgtatgtgtatgatcatgcgcacacacacacacacacaatctttacaATAGACATGAATGGAGTTCCTACTGCAAATCCATAAGGAATTAGCAAGTGAAGTGTGCACTTTTTGTTTCAATGCGATAACTCAGTGCTGTGTGATTGCCTGGGTTAATGATGAAAAAGTCAAACACGCCATCAGAGCTGATGGAAAAATCTATCACCAATCTGAAATTAAAATTCATCTGTGGTCAATAAGATTTAATATCCATGCAAGTGGCGCAGTAAAGAGTAAATGAATCAATGTCATCAATACATAATCAGTATGAAATATGATGTGAGTAAAATTACGCACATGAGTCGTACATTTCACTCTTTTCTGGGCCAGGGTGGAATGAACAGTCTCTTAACTGAAGGTTGACAGTAATTGTTACAAATTAGGCACAGCAGTTATCAAAATGCACTCACTTGCATAGCTATAGGACTTATTAAGGAGATTAAAATAGATCTGAAACTATCCAGGGCTGGGGCTTCTGGACAACTGTTGAACACCAATTTTCCTTCTAAAGTGCCTCCTAATATGATATGATTTGTATACTTGTATAATTTCCTCATTTCTAACACAGGCCCAAGAACTTTCAAGTTGTGGATCAAGATTCAAGATCCATCACCTTTAATGGGGCCATTAGTGGCACAGAGCGGTTAGCAAGAACAAGAACTTTGTTTCAGGAGTCGTAACTTATTCAAATTGTACGCAACTACCGATGAGTTTTGTAAAACGTCTCTTTTTGGAGCCACCATGCCTTATACTGGATCTTGAAGAAAGGCCTTCAGATCGCTCCCACAGATGTAGAAATCATCCCTTCACAACATAAAAAAATTTCTTCTTGTCTCCCAACACTACTATTCTAATTTTCCTTCAACAACTCCCTAATATAGCATTACTCTGAGTTGCAAAGCTCACAAAATGAAGCAACAACCAGTTGAGGGGAAGCTCTTGCTTGTGGTGAAGTATTAGACGTCTTTGCATGGGGGTCCCGATGCTCAACATGGGCAAAGCAGGGATACATGAAGAGCTCAGAACTAATGATACCATTTTAACACAAAGGATCCACAATCTGTATTATACATATGGATACTCCCTATATTAGACActctttgcatttctttaaaaataaaagatgtaaaCTAGAAGCACCTAAGAACACTCACACCCTTGACCAGGCTCGGCTAGCCAACCTGTTCTAATGAAGCTTATTAAAAACTGCTGGGTATTCACCTTCTGGTCTGGCAGTAGTGGATTGCTCTGAAGTGAATTCAAATGGCCATTGATGAGAGCTGTGGGTCTATCATGTTCACAAAATAAACTGCCATTGATGTAGTGAAACCGATCTCCTGGGACCAGGCGATTCCGGCAGGTAGAGCATGTGAAACACTGAAGAGGAAAAGAGACCCATTGAaatcaaaaacaattttataagcAGCTTTTAAGTAAACGTCTGTCAAGGACAACAAGATTCAGGCTCTGGTGTTTTACTTTCTTTGACACGATACCAGAACTTAGCCCAAACACGGTCTACTGGACAGTGTACAAGGAAGGAGGGGGAACATCTGAGTGCTAAGggaagtgtgcctgtgtgtgctagGGCAACCATAGCTATCAGACACTGTGTCCATCATCGcttctggtgtctgggacttgAAAACAGGACCGAGAAGAAATGTCCTACCCCTGTAGGAATGGCGCGGTGTTTTAAAGAGACGCAAATACTACCTTGAGATGGTACACGTTGCCTTGAGCCCTCATGACGAGTTCACTTGCAGGAATCGACTGTCCACAGGCGCTGCAAGCACCGCTATTCCCGAATAACCTGCAACAAAGAATGATGGTTAGCATCCGAAAGAAATCCCAATcctgaggaaaggaaagggaagacagaCCCAGCTATCTTCGGGCCTTCTCTTCTGGAATAGTCTCCAACAGAAGACGAGTTCTCACAACTCCGACGTCACATTTTTTGGGGTGATTTACATCATCCTTTTGGGGAAAGCCAGCTTACTCCTGCCTTCATCAGAGGAAGAGGATGGCCCAGAGTTAATCAAAATATTGACTTCTACCTCTGGCCAAATACAAAACAATTCTGTTCTACACACATTTTATCAGATTACTGGGTTCATCataagaaagagagagcgagagagagagagagaagatacaaTTCATGCCTGGAGTTTAAATGCATTGTGTCCTTGAAATTATATGAAGAGCTCTTTTGTACTTTAATCATATCTTGAGATATGAGTCATCAAAAGGGTTAAGAGGATTTGATTGTATATCTAGGAAGACACCATGCTCGGCGTATTGGAACTCGGTAAACCTCCATCAGCGCAGACTTTCCATTAGAAAGTCTCTGCTATCCAGGTTGATATATAATGTGTATGGGTTAACCTTTTCAATCACGGTGTCAACACTTAAGATTTGCCTCTGCTCATCTCTTTCATCctaaccttctctctctcttgataaTGAAATGCTTGCTCCAACTTCCCTCTATCTGCTCCTGAGTCCACAATTTAGATTACTTCATCTCTGCTAGCAACAAACTGAATGAAATTTCGATTTGAGCAGAAAGTAATTTACCGGGATCTGGACCCATTTGTCATCATATCTCTCTGGGTGTTTGCTGTATCACTGCAGTTTTCCTATGCAATCAAATGAGACCACAACATCTGccgtgggggaggagggggagacgGGAAAGGCTGCAGAGGAGGGATGCTCAAGGAAGTGCGGCCGGGCCCGGCACAGTGAAGAAAAACACACAGACCTTCTCCTAGATCCTTCCAGGCACAAGGAAACATTTTAATGACTACTGAACTTTGGATTTTATGGAATCTGTAGACCTGAGCGGGAAGGCTATTTGCTTTTAAGCTTCCCTCTTTAATatccacaaatatttattaaacagaacaaaatgatCTCACACTGAAAGGTTGGTATCAAAACAAGAGAACAGGGTGAGGGAGAAGTCttccaaacaagcaaaacaaaataacacgACTTCCGAATTAATACACCGGTGtcataataattattaatatttgcaTTTCCCCCTCGTCTAAATAAAGTCAGAAAATGCAGTTTGTGTCAAACTGGCAGACGTGTTCCTATAGAACTGCCGTAATCTGAATGATTGCAAGCATGCctctatataaaaataattgctttgagttttctGAATCTGGTCTTGCAGAAGAGGCTTGTCATGTTCAAACTACTAATTTGCTGTCGCCACTTTATTGAAAATAGCCTGTAAGTTGTTATTAAATGTATCGACTGAACGACAGGGAGAGTAGTAAAACTGCCCCTTAAGATGGCTTTTAATAGGAAGCCCGAGAAACAAATTTTGCAGCAGCATCGATTTGAAGAGTTCAATCAAAACTCCATTTCAAAACTAATTAGTCTGAGATCCACGACACATTGACACGTTCTTGCAGAATCAGAGCAGTTACAGAAAGAAAGCCGAAATAATACACTGTCAGGACCTCCAGCCACAGGACTGCAGTGAGTGGGAGCCCCCCGGCCTGCAGCATGCAGGCCAATGCAGGGCCACTTCAGGAACACTGATGAAGACCTCCTGGTGTCTCCCTACAGCAGCAATCCCTGCAGGGATTCTCAGAAAAGAGAGGGTGGCCCAAGCATCAGCCGGGCCTTGAGGAGAGCATTTATGGACAACAGCTCCCAAGTCCAGTCTCCAAGAGGGATATTAAAGTCAAGTAATTTGGGGGAGACTCGAGCTAAAAATCTGCTGTGGCCAAACACATACATGCTGAGGAAGAGAGAAGCTGgcagagtgggggggggggggggggcggaatCCTTCCATAGCTAAGAATCAAATATCCTCCTACAACACCCCAGAAGTATTTTAATGGATAAGAGTCCATAATTACGGTTGCCACTGCCAACAGGTACACTGCGacactccatctcaaaaaaacccTTTCACAGTACTGGGTTGATTATCCAGCCTAGgtgttcatttatttaacaaTTCACTCTGAGTAAAGTCAGCCGTATATCTTCAGCACCTGAGTGTACTTTAATAATCAGGGCAGCCGCTTATAAGCCAAAAGAGCTTGTcacatattctttattttctccagCATGGCTTTCATAACCTGTCACAGAACAATCAGTCATAAAATCGCGGGATTCCTAAAGTATCAAAAATTACAAAGTTTGAAAATGAGCAAGGCCTACCCTGGCTGATGTGCGTGCTGGTAAACAGTGTATTAATGGATTCCATATCCTTCCGATCCAACAGCTTTAAAGGCTgcttcagagacagagagcagaactCACAAGTCTTAGACACATTCTAATCTCTTATCAGATGAAGACGACCGTTAGaattctatccttttttttttttttttctgaaaagttgtctttttttttccttgtgcgTTGGAGAGTTAATTATCTAACCAGGGGGACTGTCCAGGACAGTGTTTGATTTAAAAGGCTTGAGGCTTTAGGTGCTCAATTAAGTAGCTATCGGTCTCAGACTGGACTATAATGGGCTCTTTTCTCTTTAACTCAAGCAACCGGGAGATATACCCCAGGTCAGGCTAATTAAAGCCAGGGGAGTCTTTAATTGTGATGACAGAATTGgtttcagtttcctttctttgggTCCTCAGTCCAAGAAGGTCGTTAATATTTCAGCATTTGGGCAATGCAATCAATCACAAACATCAAGAGGTTCCTTAcgtggggaaagggagaggatggggagaaatCCCCATCCTTTTTTTAAGGTGTCTTGCTCCTATCTGAGGACAACGAGGTAGTGAGGAGCCCTTTCTGCGGGCTCAGTTCCAAATCTCCTTGCTGACATGAGAGATGGAGaaacaaattgtatttttttagttTAACATCAATGCTCTAGCATCTTTCAGTAACTTCAATGGCCAATAGGTGGGCTTATTTTCAACCGCATTATTACTTCAAGCAAAATACATGCAATACAGAGCACTACCTGGCTGTGTTTTCTAAACTGCTTTCAGGCACTGGAGAGGTACACATCTCCCAGAGTGTGGCTGAAAGGTACACATTTGTACCTGCAAGTAAATATCAGCAACCTATCTGAGGAGAAAAATGTACATCCACGGCTACTGATCTAGAAGCAATTGGTTTTCCAGCAGGATCCTATATTTAATCTAAATTCTGCACCAGCTATATTAAATGTAACAAAGAAATGCAACCCAGAAATTATGCCTGGAGCCAAGGCCATTAAAGGTACTTCGGAATAACTAGAGCCCAAGCACCTTAAAAGCACCAGAGGCTATTTATACCTAAGGGGGGGCTGTGCATAATCGCAACCACCACTGCAttagagaggggagggagaaaaaaaaaatcagccaaatTACGCTTGGTTAATTCAGAGTAACAGATCTGCCCCCAAGTGAATTGGAGGCCTTGAATTAATTCTGTTATGACAAATCAAGATAAACGTTCCCCCTAAATTGCATGcgatttaattaatttttgagatcctgggttttttttttcctagctaaTAGTTCACATGCTCCTGTGCTGTCATTGTGCTTGAGTGGGCAGACTTCAAAGTGATATTAAATAACCAACTATTAGATTTACCTAGCACGTCCTATTGGAAAAGTGCCATTTAATTACCTAGCCTGTTCAATTAAAGGGACAGCATTCTCTGAATATAGCAGCTTGCTGTTGATTACCAGGGAAATGAACTCTCTGCCTGGCGGCTTCTCCTTGCCTAACGCGAATCCCCTCCCCAAACACACCCTCCACCTCCGGCCACTCTCAAACCCCTTGCCCGGGCCCCGAGCTCAGCTCTGCTCACTGCGGCTGCGGGCGCCACGTGA
This window encodes:
- the Lmo4 gene encoding LIM domain transcription factor LMO4, yielding MVNPGSSSQPPPVTAGSLSWKRCAGCGGKIADRFLLYAMDSYWHSRCLKCSCCQAQLGDIGTSCYTKSGMILCRNDYIRLFGNSGACSACGQSIPASELVMRAQGNVYHLKCFTCSTCRNRLVPGDRFHYINGSLFCEHDRPTALINGHLNSLQSNPLLPDQKVC